A region from the Acyrthosiphon pisum isolate AL4f chromosome A1, pea_aphid_22Mar2018_4r6ur, whole genome shotgun sequence genome encodes:
- the LOC103310092 gene encoding limulus clotting factor C isoform X2: MCPPLVSDSLDIKCAHNGQYANCSNVLIPGTIATPSCKIAYTALNGQEETPLELICQSNGTWNKQLYRCNPNCGRVYIENQLLINNGYEANIGTAPWNVGIYRINKNKPNYDLICGGTIISPNLVISAAHCFWKNGMLSNNISINDGQYKIAVGKYDRNFEIIDNDFTQIINVDMVHLKKGYYGPAGYHAEDIAIILLQKRVSFSNGVAPACIDWNSKYNVVNGDQGKIVGWGKTEKGILSPILLEASLPYIDHSSCRNMYTNGFEQFVTDDKFCAGSLTGQGVGAGDAGAGLCFLHSNSYYLTGIVSIKDISTDNSIAVFTEVKRHIQWIRELYNKYN; encoded by the exons ATGTGTCCACCTCTAGTATCGGATAGTTTGGATATTAAATGTGCTCATAATGGTCAGTATGCTAATTGTTCAAACGTATTGATACCCGGCACGATAGCAACACCATCATGTAAGATAGCATATACAGCACTAAATGGACAAGAAGAGACTCCGCTTGAATTAATTTGTCAATCTAATGGGACGTGGAATAAACAACTATATAGATGCAATCcaa attgtgGTAGAGTATATATCGAAAACCAATTACTGATTAACAATGGTTATGAAGCAAATATTGGGACAGCACCTTGGAATGTAGGAATatatcgaataaataaaaataaaccaaattatGACTTGATTTGTGGAGGAACAATTATTTCTCCAAATTTAGTAATTTCTG cgGCCcattgtttttggaaaaacGGTATGTTATCCAATAACATATCAATAAACGATGGTCAATACAAAATTGCTGTTGGAAAATATGatagaaattttgaaattattgacAATGACTTTactcaaataattaat GTGGATATGGTTCACCTGAAAAAAGGTTATTATGGACCTGCTGGATATCATGCTGAAGATATAGCTATTATTCTGTTACAAAAGAGAGTTTCTTTTAGTAATGGTGTGGCACCTGCGTGTATCGATTGGAATAGTAAATACAATGTTGTCAACGGTGATCAAGGAAAG aTTGTTGGTTGGGGAAAAACTGAAAAAGGCATTTTAAGTCCTATTTTATTAGAAGCTTCTTTACCATACATTGACCATAGTTCTTGCCGGAATATGTATACTAACGGATTTGAACAATTTGTGACTGATGATAAGTTTTGTGCTGGTTCTTTAAcgg GACAAGGAGTGGGTGCTGGAGATGCCGGCGCAGGCTTATGCTTTTTACACTCGAATTCTTATTATTTGACCGGGATAGTCAGTATTAAGGATATAAGTACAGATAATTCAATAGCTGTTTTTACAGAAGTAAAGCGTCACATTCAATGGATTCGTGAActgtataacaaatataattaa
- the LOC103310092 gene encoding limulus clotting factor C isoform X1 codes for MHVTYNYSWLIYSCLFFGTGVLCEKMCPPLVSDSLDIKCAHNGQYANCSNVLIPGTIATPSCKIAYTALNGQEETPLELICQSNGTWNKQLYRCNPNCGRVYIENQLLINNGYEANIGTAPWNVGIYRINKNKPNYDLICGGTIISPNLVISAAHCFWKNGMLSNNISINDGQYKIAVGKYDRNFEIIDNDFTQIINVDMVHLKKGYYGPAGYHAEDIAIILLQKRVSFSNGVAPACIDWNSKYNVVNGDQGKIVGWGKTEKGILSPILLEASLPYIDHSSCRNMYTNGFEQFVTDDKFCAGSLTGQGVGAGDAGAGLCFLHSNSYYLTGIVSIKDISTDNSIAVFTEVKRHIQWIRELYNKYN; via the exons GTACCGGTGTTTTGTGTGAAAAAATGTGTCCACCTCTAGTATCGGATAGTTTGGATATTAAATGTGCTCATAATGGTCAGTATGCTAATTGTTCAAACGTATTGATACCCGGCACGATAGCAACACCATCATGTAAGATAGCATATACAGCACTAAATGGACAAGAAGAGACTCCGCTTGAATTAATTTGTCAATCTAATGGGACGTGGAATAAACAACTATATAGATGCAATCcaa attgtgGTAGAGTATATATCGAAAACCAATTACTGATTAACAATGGTTATGAAGCAAATATTGGGACAGCACCTTGGAATGTAGGAATatatcgaataaataaaaataaaccaaattatGACTTGATTTGTGGAGGAACAATTATTTCTCCAAATTTAGTAATTTCTG cgGCCcattgtttttggaaaaacGGTATGTTATCCAATAACATATCAATAAACGATGGTCAATACAAAATTGCTGTTGGAAAATATGatagaaattttgaaattattgacAATGACTTTactcaaataattaat GTGGATATGGTTCACCTGAAAAAAGGTTATTATGGACCTGCTGGATATCATGCTGAAGATATAGCTATTATTCTGTTACAAAAGAGAGTTTCTTTTAGTAATGGTGTGGCACCTGCGTGTATCGATTGGAATAGTAAATACAATGTTGTCAACGGTGATCAAGGAAAG aTTGTTGGTTGGGGAAAAACTGAAAAAGGCATTTTAAGTCCTATTTTATTAGAAGCTTCTTTACCATACATTGACCATAGTTCTTGCCGGAATATGTATACTAACGGATTTGAACAATTTGTGACTGATGATAAGTTTTGTGCTGGTTCTTTAAcgg GACAAGGAGTGGGTGCTGGAGATGCCGGCGCAGGCTTATGCTTTTTACACTCGAATTCTTATTATTTGACCGGGATAGTCAGTATTAAGGATATAAGTACAGATAATTCAATAGCTGTTTTTACAGAAGTAAAGCGTCACATTCAATGGATTCGTGAActgtataacaaatataattaa